A window of Thermosipho affectus contains these coding sequences:
- the fliP gene encoding flagellar type III secretion system pore protein FliP (The bacterial flagellar biogenesis protein FliP forms a type III secretion system (T3SS)-type pore required for flagellar assembly.), with amino-acid sequence MKKRVVILLLLLSFFVFAQNEIPLPGISLQITPTQQPRELVNTLEILLLLTILSLAPSILILFTSFTRIIIVFSFVRNALGTRQTPPNQVLIGLALFLTFFIMQPVWNDVYNNAITPYLNSEIGYEEMFSRTMDRFRTFMLTEIKVHHNEDNIFMLAENVGQNISDIEKTPNSILIPAFIIGELEIGFKMGILLYIPFIVMDMVVASILLSLGMIMIPPVLVSLPFKILLFVLVNGWDMLIGSLIKSFGGG; translated from the coding sequence GTGAAAAAAAGAGTAGTAATTTTGTTACTATTGCTTTCGTTTTTTGTTTTTGCACAGAATGAAATACCACTTCCTGGAATTTCTTTGCAGATAACCCCAACTCAACAGCCAAGGGAGCTTGTGAATACTCTTGAAATTTTACTTTTATTGACAATCCTTTCATTGGCACCGAGTATTTTAATTTTGTTTACTTCTTTTACGCGTATTATAATTGTATTTTCTTTTGTAAGGAATGCCTTAGGTACAAGGCAAACTCCTCCAAATCAAGTTTTGATAGGGCTTGCTTTGTTTTTGACATTTTTTATAATGCAGCCTGTGTGGAATGATGTATATAACAACGCCATTACGCCATATTTGAACTCTGAGATAGGTTACGAAGAGATGTTTTCAAGAACTATGGATAGGTTTAGAACGTTTATGCTGACTGAAATAAAGGTGCACCACAACGAAGATAATATCTTTATGTTGGCGGAAAACGTTGGGCAAAATATCAGTGATATAGAAAAAACTCCAAATTCTATATTAATTCCCGCATTTATAATTGGAGAACTTGAGATTGGTTTTAAAATGGGAATTTTATTATACATTCCTTTTATAGTTATGGATATGGTGGTTGCCAGTATTTTATTATCCTTGGGAATGATAATGATACCACCTGTATTGGTGTCACTACCCTTTAAGATTTTGCTCTTTGTCTTAGTGAATGGTTGGGATATGTTAATAGGAAGCTTAATAAAAAGTTTCGGGGGTGGATAA
- the fliQ gene encoding flagellar biosynthesis protein FliQ, with protein MTIEVFLDVFGLGIKTLLTVILPPLLISLLVGLIISIFQAATQINKQTLTFAPRIIVLFLTLLFLGGWMMQSLIDLARNILEKYISMI; from the coding sequence TTGACAATAGAGGTTTTTTTAGATGTATTTGGCTTAGGGATAAAGACACTTTTAACTGTTATATTACCACCTCTTTTGATTAGTCTTCTGGTTGGACTTATAATAAGCATTTTTCAAGCTGCTACACAAATAAATAAGCAAACTTTAACGTTTGCCCCCAGGATTATTGTGTTGTTTTTGACTTTGTTGTTTTTAGGTGGGTGGATGATGCAATCTTTGATTGATTTGGCAAGAAATATACTTGAAAAGTATATATCAATGATCTAA
- the tmk gene encoding dTMP kinase, translating into MFITFEGIDGSGKSTQLDLLANYLEQKNKKVIKVREPGGTILGEKIRDLLLNFPMNSRSELLLFLASRAQLVDEIIKPSLKKGYFVLADRFTDSSIAYQGGARNLGIDLVENLNSFATDNILPNIVFFIDIPVNIAITRILKKDRIEKEGKNFLEKVRDTYLKISMKKDNFYVIDGNQDVEGVFLQIKNIVDSYLDH; encoded by the coding sequence ATGTTCATAACATTTGAAGGTATAGATGGCTCTGGCAAAAGTACTCAGTTAGATCTTTTGGCAAATTATTTGGAACAAAAAAATAAAAAAGTTATAAAAGTAAGGGAACCTGGTGGAACTATTTTAGGAGAAAAAATAAGGGATTTACTTTTAAATTTTCCCATGAACAGTCGCAGCGAATTACTTTTATTTCTCGCATCAAGGGCTCAGCTTGTAGATGAAATAATAAAACCCTCTCTTAAAAAAGGATATTTCGTGCTCGCAGATAGATTTACAGATTCAAGTATTGCCTATCAAGGCGGAGCAAGAAATTTAGGAATCGATTTGGTTGAAAATTTGAATTCATTTGCAACAGACAATATTTTACCCAATATAGTTTTTTTCATAGATATCCCAGTAAATATTGCAATCACGAGGATTTTAAAAAAAGATAGAATTGAAAAAGAAGGAAAAAACTTCTTAGAAAAGGTAAGAGACACATACCTTAAAATCTCGATGAAAAAGGATAACTTTTACGTAATTGATGGAAATCAAGACGTAGAAGGGGTATTTCTTCAAATAAAAAATATAGTCGATTCTTATTTAGATCATTGA
- the rpsB gene encoding 30S ribosomal protein S2, translated as MAVVTMKQLLEAGVHFGHRTQRWNPKMKEYIFGARKGIYIIDLQKTSKLLEEAYNLVRDKAAEGGTILFVGTKKQAQQVIKQEAERCGAFYVNHRWLGGLLTNFQTIRKRIDKLIELEEMEANGEFDNLPKKEQSRLRRILEKLRKNLGGLKEMDRIPDIIYIVDPRKERNAVYEANLLKIPTVAIVDTNCDPDEIDYIIPGNDDAIRAIQLITSKIADAYLEGREGVSYQEESQGQKKEENTEEIFEIEETEDEEI; from the coding sequence GTGGCGGTTGTTACGATGAAACAGTTGTTAGAAGCAGGTGTTCATTTTGGTCATAGAACACAAAGATGGAACCCAAAGATGAAAGAATATATTTTTGGTGCTAGAAAAGGTATATATATTATCGACCTTCAAAAAACATCAAAACTTCTTGAAGAGGCATACAATCTTGTTAGAGACAAAGCAGCAGAAGGTGGAACAATATTATTCGTTGGAACGAAAAAGCAAGCACAACAAGTAATCAAACAAGAAGCGGAAAGATGTGGTGCTTTCTATGTAAATCACAGATGGCTTGGTGGTTTATTAACAAATTTTCAAACTATAAGAAAAAGAATTGATAAATTAATTGAACTTGAAGAAATGGAAGCAAACGGTGAATTTGATAATCTTCCAAAAAAAGAACAGAGCAGACTTAGAAGAATTTTGGAAAAACTTAGAAAAAATCTCGGTGGTTTAAAAGAAATGGATAGAATCCCAGATATTATTTATATAGTTGATCCAAGAAAAGAAAGAAATGCAGTTTACGAAGCAAACCTTTTAAAAATACCAACTGTTGCAATAGTAGACACGAATTGTGATCCAGACGAAATTGATTACATTATTCCTGGTAATGACGATGCGATTAGGGCTATACAACTCATAACTTCAAAAATAGCAGATGCTTACCTTGAAGGTAGGGAAGGCGTTTCGTACCAAGAAGAATCGCAAGGACAAAAGAAAGAGGAAAATACAGAAGAAATTTTTGAAATTGAAGAAACTGAGGATGAAGAAATATAA
- the rplT gene encoding 50S ribosomal protein L20 — protein sequence MRVKNAVNAKKKRKKIMKAVKGYRGALSRRYRLAKQAYIKAKQHAYVGRKLKKRNYRKLWITRINIAARNEGLKYNELIHGLKLAGVNINRKMLSELAVNDPESFKEYVNIAKQAIGK from the coding sequence ATGCGTGTAAAAAATGCAGTTAATGCAAAGAAAAAAAGAAAAAAGATAATGAAGGCCGTAAAAGGATATCGTGGAGCTTTAAGTAGAAGATATAGATTAGCCAAACAAGCGTATATTAAAGCAAAACAACATGCATATGTAGGCAGGAAACTCAAAAAAAGAAATTACAGAAAATTGTGGATTACAAGGATTAATATAGCAGCAAGAAATGAAGGCCTAAAGTACAACGAGCTCATTCATGGATTAAAATTAGCAGGAGTAAACATTAACAGAAAGATGCTCTCTGAACTTGCAGTGAATGACCCTGAATCCTTTAAGGAATATGTGAATATAGCAAAGCAAGCTATTGGCAAATAA
- the rpmI gene encoding 50S ribosomal protein L35 yields MAKNKMKTQKSAAKRFRVTKNGKIIRRRAYAWHKTGKKRRSTLRKLKLEAEVAACEKNRVLRMLGKK; encoded by the coding sequence ATGGCAAAAAATAAGATGAAAACACAGAAATCTGCCGCTAAAAGATTTCGAGTAACCAAAAACGGCAAAATCATCAGAAGACGCGCATATGCGTGGCATAAAACTGGAAAGAAAAGAAGATCTACTTTAAGAAAATTAAAGTTGGAAGCAGAGGTAGCTGCATGTGAAAAGAATAGAGTATTGAGAATGCTCGGGAAAAAATAA